The genomic interval AGAATGGGAAAGAAACTATGGCCTTACCAATCTGAAAGATGATGTTGGTTCAGTTCAAATCACTAATTCAGGAAATCTGGTATGGTGTGGCTCTGAATACAGAAACCGTACCGGCAATACTTCTGGTAGCTCGGATATGCGGGTAACATTGACCAAACCTGAAGGGTATGTATTATGGGATAGGAATTATGGACGGGAGAATACTGAAACCGGAATAGATATTCAACTGGTAAGCGGTGGTTTTATTGTGGTAGGTACTACTAATACTGTAAATACAGCTAATGCTAATACAGATGTGTATGTAGTATGCCTGTTTGAAGATGGTACAGAATGGTGGAGTAATACTTATGGAGGAGAGAAAAATGAAGAAGGCAGGTCTATTTCTCCTACGTCAGATGGGGGGTTTATCATCACTGGCTCTACAGAAAGTGAAGGAGCAGGCCAGAAAGATGTGTATCTGCTTAAAGTGAATCGTAGAGGCGAAAAAGAATGGTCAAAAACATTTGGCGGCAGGCTTGATGATACTGGTACTATTGTAAGACAAACCATTGATGGAGGCTATCTGGTTGCTGGCACTGTTACCTTCGAAAATAATTCTATGATGTGTTTAATCAAAACAGATCATAAGGGAGAGATATCCGGTAGATGAGATGAGTTTTACTTTATTCCAATATACTGCTGCATTTTTCCTGAGAACAATCATGCTGATTGTTGCTGTCTCTTTATTTTTAACGGTTGAGGGATACAGCGATACAGTAGTAGTACCTGCAAGTGGAGGCGATAACCTTTGTGTGGGAGGAGATTATATTACGTTAGGAGATATCACTGTTAGGGAGGGTAATTCAAGTGATTTTGAAAGAGGTAGAACCAACAGAGAGTTTATTTTACAAGTGACTTCTTCCAATTTTGAGTTTAAACCTGGCACCGGTACTGTCACGCCACAACTTCTTAGCCTGGCGCTTGCCATCAATTCCATTACTGTAACTGCTACAGAGATCATTGTTAATTATGATATGGCTAATAACGACCTTTCTATGGACGGCTTTGTAATTAGCGGCATCCAGGTTAGGGCAGTAAACAGTGCAGATGTTGGACATATTGTAGTAAAAGATCATGCTAACCGTGCTAAACAGCATAAAAATGAATCGCCAGATAATGTAAGTCATGGATTATTAGTAGGTGTCACTGGAGTAATAACTCCGCCTGTTTTAAATAGTAGTGATGCCGACAATATCATTTGTGCCGGAGATCTGATTATTTTTACTGCATCCGCAGGCACAACAGCTAATTATGATTTTCTGGTGGACAATGTTTCCGTTCAGAATAGTACTTCCAGTACCTATACGACCAGTAGCCTAACGCATGGTCAAACGGTTAAAGTAAAATTAATTCCTGCCTTTGGATGTGCTTCTGCAACAAGTAATAGTATTGTTACTAATGTTATTTCTTTCCCTTCTGTAACACTTAGTAGTTCTGATAATAATATATGTTCTGGAAAGAGTGTGACTTTTACAGCCAGTTCAGCTACAGCCACTAGTTTTGAATTTTTTGTCGATGGGATTTCCAAACAAAATGGCGCTTCTGTCACTTACACCACTACTGGCTTAACTCATGGACAAGCTGTCAGGGTAAAGGCTACCACCAATAGCGGCTGTTCTAGTACTAGTGTTGATATTATTACTACGGTCAATCCATCACCAACAGTAACGCTTATAAGTTCTGATGGAGATCATGTAATCTGTGCTGGCGACACCGTTACGTTTACAGCTACTTCTGCCACAGCCACCAGTTTTGAGTTTTTTGTAGATGGGATCTCTCAACAAAATGGCAGTTCTGATACCTATACGACTTCTGTCTTAACTCATGGACAGGCTGTAACAGTAAGAGCAAGTGAGAATAGCTGTTCTATGGTTAGTTCACCCATCACTACTTCAGTTACTGCTTTACCAACTGTCGTATTGACAAGCTCAGATCCGGATCATGTGATTTGTTTGGGGGATGCCGTTACGTTTACAGCTGCTTCTGCCACAGCTGTGAACTATAAGTTTTATGTAGATGGTAGTTTGGAGCAAGATGGCGCTTCCCCTGTTTTTATTACCACTACCCTTACTACCCTTCAGCGTGTAAAGGTAAGAGTGACCACAGCCAGTAACTGTTCCACTGAAAGTTCTGATATCACCACTACGGTCAATCCA from Rhodocytophaga rosea carries:
- a CDS encoding PQQ-like beta-propeller repeat protein, translated to MKVIFCMVCCDTAKLFVKNSLYLICCVLLYACKTDQDARPDQSGLFIKFFGGFDTEEVYAAEQTPDGGFISIGTTTSFGNGSTDMYVFRTDENGNKIWHKTFGDTGKDKGKDLEVLPDGEYVFLGHSTQKDGFSDLNLLKTDKDGNELWSKTFGRSDRNEEAYSLKKTPDGGFLLIGNSIGADESTDMYIVKTTADGTKEWERNYGLTNLKDDVGSVQITNSGNLVWCGSEYRNRTGNTSGSSDMRVTLTKPEGYVLWDRNYGRENTETGIDIQLVSGGFIVVGTTNTVNTANANTDVYVVCLFEDGTEWWSNTYGGEKNEEGRSISPTSDGGFIITGSTESEGAGQKDVYLLKVNRRGEKEWSKTFGGRLDDTGTIVRQTIDGGYLVAGTVTFENNSMMCLIKTDHKGEISGR